The sequence TCCAGGTCATGGTCGGCCAGGGGCTGGAGCCCGCCAGCTGGAACCCGATCGCCGATGGCCTGTCTGACGCCGATCTTGGCCGGTTTCTGGACGGCGTTGAGCGCGCCGCAATCGAGGCCGTCCGGCCGATGCCGCAACATATCGACTATCTAGCCTCGCTGGTCACGGCTGAGGCTGCAAGGGGAGCTGCCTGATGATCCGTACGCTTGGCCTTGCGCTCGCCGCGCTGTCGCTTTCCGCCCCGCTCGCTGCGCAGGAAAGTCCGGCCAAGGCCGAATTGCGCGCGCGTACGCCGAACGAGGAGATCGTCTACTTCGTCCTGCCTGACCGGTTCGAGAACGGCGATCCGAAGAACGATACGGGCGGGATCAAGGGTGACCGCCTGAAGCACGGCTTCGATCCGGTGCACAAGGGCTTCTACCATGGCGGAGATCTCAAGGGGCTAACCAGCCGGCTCGATTACATTCAGGGGCTGGGTGCGACCGCGATCTGGTTTGCGCCAATCTTCAAGAACAAGCCGGTCCAGGGTCCCAAGGGTGACGAGAGCGCTGGTTACCACGGCTATTGGGTGACCGACTTCACCCAGGTCGATCCGCACTTTGGCACGAACGAGGACTTCAAGGCCTTCGTCGATGCCGCCCATGCCCGCGGCATGAAGGTCTACATGGACATCATCGCCAACCACACGGCCGATGTGATCCAGTACCGCGAAGGCGGGGACTATGCCTATCGCGGCAAGGCCGACTATCCCTATTCGCGCCGCGGCGGCGTGGGCGGCGCACCGATCAATCCGGGCTTCAACGGCGATGCCGATGCCAGCCCGGAAAACTGGGCAAAGCTGACCGATCCGACCTGGGCCTATACCCCCTTCGTGCCGAAGGAAGAGGCCAATGTGAAGGTGCCGGCCTGGCTCAACGATCCGATCTATTACCACAACCGCGGCAACACCAACTGGGTGGGCGAGAGCGCCGTGTTCGGCGACTTTGTTGGCCTTGACGATATCGCGACCGAGCACCCGCGCGTCATTTCCGGGATGATCGAGATCTACGGCAGCTGGATCGAACGTTTCGGCATCGACGGCTTCCGGATCGATACGGCCAAGCACGTCAATCCCGAGTTCTGGCGCGCCTTCGTGCCGGCGATGGAGCGGATTGCCCGCGACAAGGGCATTCCCAACTTCCACATCTTCGGCGAGGTGGCGACGCAGGATGTCGATCCGGCGCTGCTGGCGCGCTGGACGCGCATGGGCGGGCTTACTTCAAACCTCGACATGGCCTTTGCCAGTGCGGTGGTGCAGACCACCTCGGGCAAACTTGGCACGGCTGTGCTGGCCCGCCTGTTCGAGGATGACCTACTT comes from Novosphingobium ginsenosidimutans and encodes:
- a CDS encoding alpha-amylase family glycosyl hydrolase; its protein translation is MIRTLGLALAALSLSAPLAAQESPAKAELRARTPNEEIVYFVLPDRFENGDPKNDTGGIKGDRLKHGFDPVHKGFYHGGDLKGLTSRLDYIQGLGATAIWFAPIFKNKPVQGPKGDESAGYHGYWVTDFTQVDPHFGTNEDFKAFVDAAHARGMKVYMDIIANHTADVIQYREGGDYAYRGKADYPYSRRGGVGGAPINPGFNGDADASPENWAKLTDPTWAYTPFVPKEEANVKVPAWLNDPIYYHNRGNTNWVGESAVFGDFVGLDDIATEHPRVISGMIEIYGSWIERFGIDGFRIDTAKHVNPEFWRAFVPAMERIARDKGIPNFHIFGEVATQDVDPALLARWTRMGGLTSNLDMAFASAVVQTTSGKLGTAVLARLFEDDLLYQGGEKGALNLPTFLGNHDFGRFAMFVKQFNPGISQDELLARVMLGNAMLLTLRGVPVIYYGDEQGFVSDGNDQLAREDMFPSKVAVYNDNDLIGTDATTAQANFDRNHPLYRQIATLAEVRKATPALYAGATISRAFSDKPGLYAVSRIDPETAQEVVLAFNTSNQPVTQRIGTEPRSLTFKPLAGQCALTADAPGSLTITLPPFGYAVCAAQESNVSSK